A single region of the Musa acuminata AAA Group cultivar baxijiao chromosome BXJ1-11, Cavendish_Baxijiao_AAA, whole genome shotgun sequence genome encodes:
- the LOC103971837 gene encoding uncharacterized protein LOC103971837 has product MEGSADGSGAPDSWEMVDLDASMSRLLLSSKKSPASSPPPDAPEEEEEEEEEEAVAALGLSRSSSDTSERVAGVPVDAVSQVDQFLREALEKPRERLAILRMEQDIVKFIHDPTQQQLEFQTLPNSYLRLAAHRVAQHYYLQSFAILDNSLPDGSGSRILLRKTSTNCRMPPVRLADIPVNLPQEDGSVVLKVAIKQRPQKHSQNMGNANIHSSKTNYQKSVEERKEEYNRARARIFNSKDSSSSISDPEDEVKLPDTLQECSFISARTDEKSVMKASENYLGRSFSDSSSCSSRFNKSKIEKGPVVGRHKANSRVAIFRDREIDCKDPDYDRSYERYMQRFDPGFGFNGGPYSMPPLYSPTVNYNTEFPQLGSGHRGQVPVDHQPRPIPPHLHGPWLPPSAPTAMNYGPPEGMIPAFSSNHVRGHSNTPVYVHSSQFSVPPRPGMSFPPPDGHIQNFSQTHQQQHDACFGLARPR; this is encoded by the exons ATGGAGGGCTCAGCGGACGGCTCCGGAGCCCCGGACTCGTGGGAGATGGTGGATCTCGACGCCAGCATGAGCCGGCTGCTCCTCTCCTCCAAGAAGAGCCCGGCCTCCTCGCCGCCGCCGGACGCcccggaggaagaggaggaggaggaggaggaggaggcggtggcGGCGTTGGGGCTGTCGCGGTCTTCATCTGATACCTCCGAGCGAGTTGCCGGCGTGCCGGTGGATGCCGTGAGCCAGGTGGATCAGTTCCTTCGCGAGGCTTTGGAGAAGCCCCGGGAGCGCTTAGCAA TTTTGAGGATGGAGCAAGATATTGTGAAGTTCATCCATGATCCTACTCAACAGCAACTGGAATTTCAGACACTTCCAAATTCCTACCTACGACTTGCAGCACACCGTGTGGCACAACATTATTACCTCCAATCATTTGCCATACTAGACAATAGCCTGCCAGATGGATCTGGTTCTCGAATTTTGCTGCGTAAAACTTCTACTAATTGTCGGATGCCTCCAGTTCGTCTTGCAGATATTCCTGTCAATCTGCCACAAGAAGATGGCAGTGTTGTGCTTAAGGTTGCAATCAAGCAAAGGCCTCAGAAGCACTCACAAAATATGGGCAATGCAAATATTCACTCTTCGAAAACTAATTATCAAAAGAGtgttgaagaaagaaaagaagagtaTAATCGAGCAAGAGCACGTATATTCAACAGTAAGGACAGCAGTAGCTCAATATCAGATCCAGAGGATGAAGTAAAATTACCTGACACACTCCAAGAATGTTCCTTTATATCTGCAAGGACCGATGAAAAATCTGTAATGAAAGCATCCGAAAATTATCTTGGGAGGAGTTTTAGTGATTCTTCTTCATGTAGCAGCAGATTCAATAAAAGTAAGATAGAGAAAGGGCCTGTTGTTGGCAGACACAAAGCAAACAGTAGAGTAGCCATTTTCCGGGACCGTGAGATTGATTGTAAGGATCCTGACTATGATAGGAGTTATGAGAG GTACATGCAACGATTTGATCCTGGATTTGGATTCAATGGTGGACCTTACTCTATGCCGCCACTATATTCTCCAACTGTTAATTACAATACAGAATTCCCACAGCTTGGATCCGGTCATAGGGGTCAAGTTCCTGTGGACCATCAACCTCGGCCCATTCCTCCGCACCTACATGGACCTTGGTTACCACCTTCAGCACCCACAGCGATGAACTATGGTCCACCAGAAGGCATGATACCAGCATTTAGTTCCAATCATGTTCGTGGTCActccaacacaccagtctatgtgCATTCATCTCAGTTTTCTGTGCCTCCACGTCCTGGAATGTCTTTCCCTCCTCCTGATGGACACATTCAAAATTTTTCCCAG ACTCACCAGCAGcaacatgatgcatgttttggatTAGCCCGGCCCCGTTAA